The proteins below come from a single Aquarana catesbeiana isolate 2022-GZ linkage group LG12, ASM4218655v1, whole genome shotgun sequence genomic window:
- the LOC141114269 gene encoding uncharacterized protein yields MAGPMVKGMLPGLVCPVFEIALGLVNAAVGLAGGLIPMDGLLGGEGGVLSGLTDLTDLIPLNVITDLASSITDGLPLKILTELAGDLLEKPLELLSDVTDGLSLNMFTDVFQLDMLTDVVDGLTDITDNVLGGITDVLTEALSFDTLSDIGDMLKMPMGLIDDVLGGMLNEVAAGITETISELMDDVLSVPDSLLESWNTDSNSNSYEENEFEAKGWGRFKGTRGGSSSEEIKYGSEQSEGIDGEYGRFGFWGQEGRNGGWNIDGNSNSYEEYEFGANKAGGTFNGRGGFRGAGEGSISGEIRYGGEKAGSVEGGFGIWGQEGSGEFEIGGAGGSWGTNGNAIFADEYEFGGSIGEGNVNRFGGFGGTGGEIAGSVNGKGGGSEYWVQGGSGGFEEGAGGQWSFAGGLGGNGRDGFRGAGEGSISGEIGYGGEKAGGVEGGFGIWGQGGSGEFEIGGTDGSWSTNGNAIFADEYEFGGSIGEGNVNRFGGFGGTGGEIAGSVNGKGGGSEYWVQGGSGGFEEGAGGQWSFAGGLGGNGRDGFRGAGEGSISGEIGYGGEKAGGVEGGFGIWGQGGSGEFEIGGADGSWSTNGNAIFADEYEFGGSIGEGNVNRFGGFGGTGGEIAGSVNGKGGGSKYWVQGGSGGFEGGAGGQWSFAGGFGGDGITLNDYELGASKDVGTFNGFGGLKETGEGGSFGGFYSGFGGQEFSQTDSGWGSGMGSVGKPMSGMKGETFTWSESIPVQESKVWSKKVKW; encoded by the exons GTGTGCCCCGTGTTTGAAATCGCCCTTGGACTTGTAAATGCAGCTGTTGGCTTGGCAggtg GTCTGATTCCTATGGATGGCTTACTTGGGGGTGAAGGAGGCGTATTAAGTGGCCTGACAGATTTGACAGATTTGATCCCATTAAATGTGATAACTGATTTAGCAAGTAGCATAACAGATGGTCTCCCATTGAAAATTTTAACTGAATTAGCAGGAGACCTTTTAGAAAAGCCTTTGGAATTATTAAGTGATGTAACAGATGGTCTTTCATTGAATATGTTTACAGATGTTTTCCAATTAGATATGTTAACAGATGTAGTAGATGGATTAACAGATATCACTGATAACGTATTGGGTGGCATAACAGATGTTCTAACAGAAGCTCTCTCATTTGATACTTTATCTGATATAGGGGATATGTTAAAAATGCCTATGGGCCTTATAGATGATGTACTAGGCGGAATGTTAAATGAAGTAGCAGCCGGTATAACTGAAACTATATCTGAATTAATGGATGATGTTTTAAGCGTGCCTGACAGCTTGTTAGAAAGCTGGAACACAGATAGCAACAGTAATTCATACGAGGAAAATGAATTTGAAGCCAAAGGATGGGGTAGATTTAAAGGAACTAGAGGAGGTAGCTCATCAGAAGAAATAAAATATGGTTCAGAACAATCAGAAGGTATAGATGGTGAATATGGCAGATTTGGGTTCTGGGGCCAGGAAGGTAGAAATGGAGGTTGGAACATTGATGGCAATAGTAATTCATATGAGGAATATGAATTTGGAGCCAACAAAGCTGGGGGAACCTTCAATGGAAGAGGTGGATTTAGAGGAGCTGGAGAAGGTAGCATATCAGGAGAAATAAGATATGGTGGAGAAAAAGCAGGCAGTGTAGAAGGAGGATTTGGGATCTGGGGCCAGGAGGGCTCAGGTGAATTTGAAATAGGAGGTGCAGGTGGCAGTTGGGGCACTAATGGTAATGCTATTTTTGCTGATGAATATGAATTTGGAGGCAGTATAGGTGAAGGAAATGTTAATCGATTTGGTGGATTTGGAGGAACTGGAGGAGAAATAGCAGGAAGTGTAAATGGAAAAGGAGGCGGTTCTGAGTACTGGGTCCAGGGAGGCTCTGGTGGATTTGAAGAAGGTGCAGGTGGACAATGGAGCTTTGCTGGAGGCTTGGGTGGCAATGGAAGAGATGGATTTAGAGGAGCTGGAGAAGGTAGCATATCAGGAGAAATAGGATATGGTGGAGAAAAAGCAGGCGGTGTAGAAGGAGGATTTGGGATCTGGGGCCAGGGGGGCTCAGGTGAATTTGAAATAGGAGGTACAGATGGCAGTTGGAGCACTAATGGTAATGCTATTTTTGCTGATGAATATGAATTTGGAGGCAGTATAGGTGAAGGAAATGTTAATCGATTTGGTGGATTTGGAGGAACTGGAGGAGAAATAGCAGGAAGTGTAAATGGAAAAGGAGGCGGTTCTGAGTACTGGGTCCAGGGAGGCTCTGGTGGATTTGAAGAAGGTGCAGGTGGACAATGGAGCTTTGCTGGAGGCTTGGGTGGCAATGGAAGAGATGGATTTAGAGGAGCTGGAGAAGGTAGCATATCAGGAGAAATAGGATATGGTGGAGAAAAAGCAGGCGGTGTAGAAGGAGGATTTGGGATCTGGGGCCAGGGGGGCTCAGGTGAATTTGAAATAGGAGGTGCAGATGGCAGTTGGAGCACTAATGGTAATGCTATTTTTGCTGATGAATATGAATTTGGAGGCAGTATAGGTGAAGGAAATGTTAATCGATTTGGTGGATTTGGAGGAACTGGAGGAGAAATAGCAGGAAGTGTAAATGGAAAAGGAGGCGGATCTAAGTACTGGGTCCAGGGAGGCTCTGGTGGATTTGAAGGAGGTGCAGGTGGACAATGGAGCTTTGCTGGAGGCTTTGGTGGCGATGGCATTACATTAAATGATTATGAATTGGGAGCTAGCAAAGATGTAGGAACTTTCAATGGATTTGGAGGACTAAAAGAAACTGGAGAAGGTGGCAGCTTTGGTGGATTTTATTCAGGCTTTGGAGGTCAGGAGTTTTCCCAAACAGACAGTGGATGGGGATCTGGAATGGGGTCAGTAGGGAAGCCAATGTCAGGTATGAAAGGTGAAACTTTTACTTGGAGTGAAAGCATTCCTGTACAAGAGAGTAAAGTCTGGTCCAAGAAAGTGAAATGGTAA